The proteins below come from a single Alkalilimnicola sp. S0819 genomic window:
- the hemJ gene encoding protoporphyrinogen oxidase HemJ, producing the protein MYLWIKALHIIFVVTWFAALFYLPRLYVYHAMCEDETGRERFKVMERKLYRGIMTPSAILAVGLGLWMLALPAGQAWLGMGWLHAKLTLVVLLIGYHWWCGRLLVAFREDRNRHSHRWYRWFNEAPVLVLIAVVLLVVLKPF; encoded by the coding sequence ATGTACCTCTGGATCAAGGCCCTGCACATCATCTTCGTGGTGACCTGGTTCGCCGCCCTGTTCTACCTGCCCAGGCTCTATGTCTACCACGCCATGTGCGAGGACGAGACAGGCCGCGAGCGCTTCAAGGTGATGGAGCGCAAGCTCTATCGGGGCATCATGACGCCCAGCGCGATTCTGGCGGTGGGACTGGGGCTGTGGATGCTGGCGCTGCCCGCGGGGCAGGCCTGGCTCGGCATGGGCTGGCTGCACGCGAAGCTCACCCTGGTGGTGCTGCTGATCGGCTATCACTGGTGGTGCGGGCGGCTGCTGGTGGCTTTTCGGGAAGATCGCAACCGCCACTCCCACCGCTGGTATCGCTGGTTCAATGAGGCACCGGTGCTGGTGCTCATCGCCGTGGTGCTGCTGGTGGTGTTGAAACCGTTTTAG
- a CDS encoding chloride channel protein has protein sequence MQHIRARLAQSWERGRLRLSAAEALPLLAGLGLLVGLLSGLAILAFRALVEYSQRLFLPAQDHFETLAPHWRLLLPLGGGLLIGVYLHLLKPRQREFGVAHVMGRVAFHQGYMPWRNAVHQFVLGAGAIISGQSVGREGPGVHLGAASGSQLGQALGLPNNSLRVLVGCGTAAAIGASFNTPLAGVAFAMEVVMLEYTIAGFLPIMLAAVAATALSQVFYGDTLAFAVPPLQLSGLAEIPHVVLTGCLIGVLAAGFIHAMQHFSALGRGRPVILRGLAAGLGVGLCALFVPQIMGIGYDTVADALTGELGWGLLIAIAAFKLLASSWGIALGLPGGLIGPTLVIGATAGGALGNLGAWINPESIAAPAFYALLGMGAMMGATLRAPLAALTAMLELTGNPGVIMPGLLAIVAATLTCTEGFGKDSVFAQLLRDGGDDLRPNPLLSGLSRLGVARVMDRRLAVLPRIIERAALNQALAEDPRWLLLREEEQEQAVSVMPATDVLRYLEEHEDEQELDLLAIPAQRLQPAPIEIRATLREAFVQLRRRDAEALYVVQTTAPGITRYFGLVTKRELENQFF, from the coding sequence ATGCAGCACATCCGCGCTCGCCTGGCGCAAAGCTGGGAGAGAGGCCGGCTGCGCCTGTCCGCCGCCGAGGCCCTGCCGCTGCTGGCCGGGCTGGGTCTGCTGGTCGGGCTGCTCAGCGGCTTGGCCATACTCGCCTTCCGGGCCCTGGTGGAATACAGCCAGCGATTGTTCCTCCCGGCCCAGGACCACTTCGAAACCCTGGCACCCCACTGGCGCCTGCTGCTGCCTCTGGGCGGGGGGCTGCTCATCGGTGTCTATCTGCACCTGCTCAAACCCCGCCAGCGTGAGTTCGGCGTCGCCCATGTCATGGGCCGGGTGGCCTTCCACCAGGGCTACATGCCCTGGCGCAACGCCGTGCATCAATTTGTGCTGGGGGCGGGCGCCATCATCAGCGGCCAGTCGGTGGGCCGCGAGGGGCCGGGCGTACATCTGGGCGCGGCCAGCGGCAGCCAATTGGGTCAGGCGCTGGGGCTACCCAACAACAGCCTGCGCGTACTGGTGGGTTGCGGCACCGCCGCGGCCATAGGGGCCTCCTTCAACACGCCACTGGCCGGGGTGGCTTTCGCCATGGAAGTGGTGATGCTGGAGTACACCATCGCCGGCTTCCTCCCCATCATGCTCGCCGCCGTGGCCGCCACCGCGCTGAGCCAGGTGTTCTACGGCGATACGCTGGCCTTCGCCGTGCCGCCCCTGCAGCTGAGCGGCCTGGCGGAGATACCCCATGTGGTGCTCACCGGCTGCCTGATCGGCGTGCTGGCCGCGGGTTTCATACACGCCATGCAGCACTTCAGCGCCCTGGGACGGGGGCGGCCGGTGATCCTGCGCGGCCTGGCGGCAGGACTTGGCGTGGGGCTGTGCGCTCTCTTCGTGCCGCAGATCATGGGCATCGGCTATGACACCGTCGCCGACGCGCTCACCGGTGAGCTGGGCTGGGGGCTGCTGATCGCCATCGCCGCTTTCAAGCTGCTGGCCAGCAGCTGGGGTATCGCTCTGGGGCTGCCGGGCGGGCTGATAGGGCCCACCCTGGTTATAGGCGCCACCGCCGGCGGGGCACTGGGGAATCTGGGGGCCTGGATCAACCCGGAATCCATCGCGGCGCCGGCCTTCTACGCCCTGCTCGGCATGGGGGCGATGATGGGTGCGACGCTGCGAGCGCCTCTCGCCGCGCTCACCGCCATGTTGGAGCTGACCGGCAACCCGGGCGTGATCATGCCCGGCCTGCTGGCCATCGTGGCCGCCACCCTCACCTGCACCGAGGGCTTCGGCAAGGATTCGGTATTTGCACAACTGCTGCGCGACGGCGGCGACGATCTGCGTCCGAACCCCCTGCTCAGCGGCTTGAGTCGCCTGGGCGTGGCCCGGGTCATGGACCGCCGGCTGGCCGTGCTGCCGCGAATCATCGAGCGCGCCGCGCTCAACCAGGCGCTGGCCGAGGACCCGCGCTGGCTGCTGCTGCGGGAAGAGGAGCAGGAGCAGGCGGTGTCGGTGATGCCGGCCACCGATGTATTGCGTTACCTGGAAGAGCATGAAGATGAGCAGGAGCTGGACCTGCTGGCGATTCCCGCCCAACGCCTGCAACCAGCCCCCATCGAGATCCGCGCCACCCTGCGCGAGGCCTTCGTGCAGCTGCGCCGGCGCGACGCCGAGGCGCTCTACGTGGTACAAACCACCGCACCCGGCATCACGCGCTACTTCGGGCTCGTCACCAAGCGCGAGCTGGAGAATCAGTTCTTTTAG